One Oryza sativa Japonica Group chromosome 8, ASM3414082v1 DNA window includes the following coding sequences:
- the LOC4345118 gene encoding uncharacterized protein: MRSVVRSLRQLRRFGQLHAERHSSTNRLIKQQNALVLCSSASSSMSTLCCNREIGRYVSPSVEILRSSFSTVAADSIKDVARGGPMVEYERRIASGELVDGDNFQIDTIQHLQRLYEELVENEEACQLDRYQSSEKSGRRRWLWSRLITQPSTYSPVQGLYMYGGVGTGKTMLMDLFYEQLPANWRKKRIHFHDFMLNVHSRLQMHKGVSDPLEVVAAEISDEAIILCLDEFMVTDVADAMILNRLFRHLFSKGVILVSTSNRAPDQLYEGGLQRDLFLPFIDTLKERCIAHPIGSAVDYRQLGSAEQGFYFIGKQYSLLKQKLQTLIGDEEPRPQTVEVVMGRQLQVPLGANGIAYFPFEDLCDRPLGAADYFGLFKKFHTLALDGIPKFGSQNRTAAYRFVTLVDVMYENKARLLCTADAAPIELFENIVTVAEARKISPRSSRSQKTDDPDLCVDNELGFAKDRTISRLTEINSREYLEDFEAKLRQPLQGVDNDIDVVLV, from the exons ATGAGATCAGTAGTTCGGTCGCTTCGCCAGCTCCGGCGATTCGGCCAGCTCCATGCAGAGAGACACTCATCAACGAATAGATTGATCAAGCAGCAGAATGCTCTAGTGCTGTGCAGTTCAGCTTCCAGTTCAATGAGCACATTATGTTGTAATAGAGAAATTGGCAGATATGTGAGCCCAAGTGTGGAAATACTGAGGTCCAGCTTTTCCACTGTGGCAGCTGATTCAATCAAAG ATGTTGCAAGAGGTGGTCCGATGGTGGAATATGAAAGGAGAATAGCATCAGGGGAGCTTGTGGATGGTGATAACTTTCAG ATTGATACTATTCAACATTTACAAAGGCTCTATGAGGAGCTGGTTGAGAATGAAGAAGCTTGCCAACTGGACAGATACCAGTCATCTGAGAAATCTGGAAG GCGTAGATGGCTATGGTCCCGCCTCATTACCCAGCCTTCTACCTATTCTCCGGTGCAGGGGCTGTATATGTATGGAGGTGTTGGTACTGGGAAGACAATGCTTATGGACTTGTTCTATGAGCAATT gccAGCTAATTGGAGAAAGAAGCGCATTCACTTTCACGATTTCATGCTAAACGTACATAGTCGTCTTCAG ATGCATAAAGGTGTTTCAGATCCCCTTGAGGTGGTGGCAGCTGAGATTTCCGATGAGGCCATCATATTATGTCTTGATGAGTTTATG GTAACTGATGTTGCTGATGCTATGATATTGAACCGGCTATTCAGACATTTGTTCAGCAAAGGCGtt ATTCTTGTTTCAACGTCTAATCGTGCTCCGGATCAGCTTTACGAGGGTGGTTTGCAGCGAGACCTTTTCTTACCTTTCATTGACACGTTGAAA GAAAGGTGCATTGCACATCCCATTGGCTCTGCAGTAGACTATCGTCAATTGGGTTCT GCTGAACAGGGTTTCTATTTTATCGGAAAACAATACTCACTTCTTAAACAGAAGTTGCAAACATTAATTGGAGATGAGGAACCTAGACCTCAGACAGTTGAAGTTGTTATGGGACGGCAATTGCAG GTTCCACTGGGAGCAAATGGGATTGCATATTTCCCATTTGAAGATCTTTGTGATAGGCCTTTAGGTGCAGCTGATTATTTTGGGCTGTTCA AAAAGTTTCACACCTTGGCACTTGATGGCATTCCTAAGTTTGGGTCTCAGAACCGAACAGCAGCTTATCGGTTTGTCACATTGGTTGAT GTTATGTACGAGAACAAAGCAAGGTTATTATGTACAGCAGACGCTGCACCAATAGAACTATTTGAGAATATAGTGACAGTTGCTGAAGCACGAAAAATTTCTCCTAGATCTTCACGGTCGCAGAAAACTGATGATCCTGACTTGTGTGTGGACAATGAGCTAGGATTTGCCAAGGATCGAACAATTAGTAG GTTGACAGAGATCAACAGTAGAGAGTACTTGGAGGACTTTGAAGCGAAATTGCGACAGCCCTTACAAGgtgtagataatgatattgaTGTTGTACTAGTGTAA